TTACATCGATTTTGCGGCTGCCAACGGTGTCGAGTATGTGATCTTTGATGAAGGCTGGACAAAAAGCACAACAGAGATTCTCGACTTCAACCCCGAAATGGATGTTAAAGGATTGATCAACCATGCTTCGGGAAAGGGTGTTGGGATTATCCTTTGGGTTTTATGGAAACCCCTCAGTGAAAACCCCGATGAAATCCTGGAGACCTATAAATCGTGGGGCGCCAAAGGAATAAAGGTGGATTTTATGCAGCGTTCCGACCAGGCGATGGTCACTTCTTATGAATCCATTGCTGCAAAGGCAGCCCAACTGGAACTGCTGGTTAATTTTCACGGGGCTTTCAAGCCGGGCGGACTTCAGCGAAAGTATCCCAATGTGTTGAATTTTGAAGGGGTTAAAGGAGGTGAAAACAATAAATGGTCAGATATCATCACTCCCGACCACAACCTAACCATACCTTTTATCCGCATGGCTGCCGGACCCATGGACTATACTCCCGGTTCGATGATTAACGCAAATAAAGCCAATTATGCCATCAGTTGGGAGCGCCCCATTAGCCTGGGCACGCGTTGCCACCAGGTAGCCATGTTCGTGATTTATGAAGCGCCATTGCAGATGATGTGCGAGTCACCTTCGGTTTACCTGCAAGAGCAGGAGTGCACAGATTTCATCTCACAAATTCCCACAACATGGGATGAAACCATAGTGCTAAAGGCAAAAGTTGCTGATTATCTTATACTGGCCCGCCGAAAAGGCAACGACTGGTATATCGCCGGAATGACAGACTGGACTCCGCGGACATTTGAAATCCCTCTCTATTTCCTCACCGGAACTTATGAAGCAACACTGCTCACTGACGGAATAAATGCCGACCGCTTTGCACAGGACTATAAACTTACAAAACAAAACCTGACTTTATCCGATACAGTTACAATCAATATGAAACCGGGCGGTGGTTTTGCAGCGATTCTGAGGGGGGTAGAATAAAAATCTACCTGGGTTGATTCAAAGAATGAATTCGTAAACCTATCACCATAATGGCTCTTTAAAGTAAAAGATTTGCCTTGAGCAGGACTCTTATTAACTTTTTACAGGTTGATCAGTATTTTATTCCAGATAATCCGACAGTTTTTGTGTGTCAAGATAATCTTTGAACCCGTGTGTCATGGTTGTAATGATGTTGCTAAAAATACATTTGTCGAATGGACAAATGGGATTGTCCATCGGGCATTTTGTGATAGCAATTTTCCCTTCGATGGCTTCATAAACCTGAAGTAGTGAAATCTGATCTGCAGGTCTCTTAAGTCTGAAACCGCCATGAGGTCCACGGTTTGAATCAAGAAAATCATCTTTTGCCAGCCTCTGTAAAACTTTGGCCACATGATGTTTTGATGCGCCTGTCTGCTCGGCGATTTTTACTACATTTAAGTTATTTTCGGATTTTGCAATCAATATCATGCTATGGATCGCGATGGAGCCTGCTTCGGAGAGAGAGAAAATTTTCGACATTTCTTTTGTTTTTGTGAGTTGGCAAAAAAGATCACCTGCAAAGATAGAAGTGTTATTGAGAAATTCAGTATTTAATCTCTAATTTATATTTATTCCAAATCTGCTTAAATGCTCCAAATACAGGCCAAATCATTAAATGGTTTAAAAACGATAGGCAGCATTACGTAATGATTTGACATTATTGACAGGATCAGGAGGGGATAGATGCCCGGCAAGGAATTTATAGATTTTCACACGAATCTCGATGGCAATTTTTGTGTCCATCCTGTCGAATGAATGACCACCAGGTACATTTTGAAAGATTTCATATTCAAACTTTTTGCCTTCAGCTTTGAGCAATTTGATGAGATGCTCCACTTCAAGCACATTCACATCGGCATCGTTGGTGTTGGTGTGGATAAGCAAGGGAGTATTTTTCATTTTATGTACATTCCAGGCTGGAGAGCGACGCCGGTATTCGCTCACGTTTTCATCAGCTGGTTGCCCGATATGGTAGTCAGCAGAAAACAAGTCGCGATACTCCTGATTTTTATAACCCATACGGGCAATGATATCACTGACCGGTACACCGGCAAAAGCTGCCTGGTAATCGTCGGGATGGTCGAAAATGTTCATCAGTGCAATCAGACCTCCATGGCTCCAGCCGATGATTCCCACCCGATTTTTATCCACAATGTCGAAATTCTCGATCAT
This sequence is a window from Bacteroidales bacterium. Protein-coding genes within it:
- a CDS encoding prolyl oligopeptidase family serine peptidase, yielding MKFTTRILATMMVCLLCISFAKAQSAEELKSQIEKLDQQIQQLSFQFDVVNKNIDDVLWYQKVGDVAYVDKVYIYGPPKWKELNPTAQGAGNPVNFWSYVFIPRTADPEKKYPLIVLPHGGVHSDFSTYYTHIVRELVVQGYIIVAAEYRGSTGYGKSFHESIDYGGLEVEDVKASRDYMIENFDIVDKNRVGIIGWSHGGLIALMNIFDHPDDYQAAFAGVPVSDIIARMGYKNQEYRDLFSADYHIGQPADENVSEYRRRSPAWNVHKMKNTPLLIHTNTNDADVNVLEVEHLIKLLKAEGKKFEYEIFQNVPGGHSFDRMDTKIAIEIRVKIYKFLAGHLSPPDPVNNVKSLRNAAYRF
- a CDS encoding Rrf2 family transcriptional regulator, whose product is MSKIFSLSEAGSIAIHSMILIAKSENNLNVVKIAEQTGASKHHVAKVLQRLAKDDFLDSNRGPHGGFRLKRPADQISLLQVYEAIEGKIAITKCPMDNPICPFDKCIFSNIITTMTHGFKDYLDTQKLSDYLE